In Carboxydocella sporoproducens DSM 16521, a single genomic region encodes these proteins:
- the rpsJ gene encoding 30S ribosomal protein S10 has translation MSKQKIRIRLKAYDHKILDQSAAKIVETAKRTGAKVAGPIPLPTEKAIYTILRSPHVNKDSREQFEMRTHKRLIDIVEPGPKTVDALMRLDLPAGVDIEIKL, from the coding sequence ATGAGCAAACAGAAAATCAGAATCCGTTTGAAGGCCTATGACCACAAGATTTTGGACCAGTCTGCGGCTAAAATCGTGGAAACAGCCAAACGGACAGGGGCCAAGGTAGCTGGGCCGATTCCGTTGCCTACGGAAAAAGCCATCTACACCATCTTGCGGTCTCCGCATGTCAACAAGGACAGTCGGGAGCAATTTGAAATGCGGACCCACAAGCGGCTGATTGATATCGTAGAACCCGGTCCCAAAACAGTCGATGCTTTGATGCGACTGGATCTGCCTGCGGGCGTTGATATTGAAATTAAACTGTAA